The DNA sequence CAGATTTTTGCACATGATGCTTAATGATATCCCATAAACGTGTTATCTTTACATACCAAGCAGGAGTTCTCCTCTTCTTTTCTGAATTTTTTGTCTCTCCAGTATAGGTGTCTGAGTTGTAGGAGTACTTGTAGGTGGGTGCAAAGTAGATCTTACCCTCTTTCCATCCCTCGAATACTCGCCCTGCTTCTCTTTCAATTCTCAGCTATAAAAGTATATAAACTTAAATGATGAGTACACCCCATAAAGCAGCAAACAAAGTATGCAGCAACAGAGACAATCAAAAGTTCAGGGCAATTGTTTTCAAATCAAGTACTGGAAAAGTTTCAGGGTATTTGAGCCAAAAACAAACCAATAAgttctttgtaattttttttttatcaaaagtaAAATGATAGATCATTTTGGTTTGCATGGCATTAACTATTAAGTTCATGTCATTGTTGTTCTGTAAAATGATCCTCTCCAATATTCCAACAAATGACATGTTTATTTGAGAGCTGTAATAATACATAAGGAGGCACATATCCATGTATGAACAAGCAAAAAGGGATATTATCAGAAAGTGATTAAATTCAGTTACCCAATTGATGACATGCCATGAACTCACTTTTACAAGACAGTATTGATTGCCGCCATACTCTACAATAGCTCTTTTCAAGGGAATGGAGTATAGGCAAATAGTAATATGAACTACAAGGGGCTTTCCAATTTCTATGAAATGCACTGAAAGAAAATTTGGCTTTCCATACGTTTTCAGAAATTCCAACTGAATTCTTGTTGTATTCATGGTGAAGTCAAGTACCTGATCTCTGTCAAGAAGTGCATCCCAGGCATTCTCCTGCAGGAGCTTTCTTGTGTCAGAGTAGCTCGATGCTATTCGGTAATTCAAGTCCCCTAACCAAATGACCCGACTGAAGCAGATTTCCAAATGGTAAATAAAACAATGGGTAAGGAACCAAAATTAGTAATGGACTACAATAGATGCACTTCTAAAGACACTTAAAAACTTTCAATCGATAATTTCATAGATGCTCACTCATGTTCAACGATTTTATCTGGCACCCTACTGTGAGCCGATTTGCAAATCTTTGGAAACTGAGTATTTTTCAGTATCTCAATGACATCCATATTTCTTCTAAGCGCATCCCCCTCCTTCTCTCCAGATGCCAAGTGACAGCAGACAAGGCAAAAGCTTGTCTGATGGAATAGCATACTCAGAGAAATACACCCCTGCCACCGTAGAATCAACAGTAAGATGACATATATAGTATGGTAAAATACGCATGCGACACTCTCAAATATATCTCAGACATGATTTTGTCTATGcatctataaaaatcatatcTACAACAATAAGtattcacaaaaccttgtttccAAGGCAGCCCATAATTCCACGACAAAAGCAGGAGATCCTCAAGTGTCCTATATGCTGAACAAGCTCCTTCCTCACCCAAACAGTCAGGAAAATTCCCACCATTTGCTTACTGGCTATTAAACTGTAGTTCATGTGGTTGGTACTCGAGGGAATGGAGAATTCCGCAATGTTAATTCCATTAGGTACATCATAATCGTCTTCTACGGAAATGTCATCTTTGCTTTTATGTGATTGTTGATAACCGAAACAGAAATCCTTACTCTGTTTCCTTTCTACATCAGGTGTACAGTTGCAAGTCTTCAGCCTCCTTCTGCTCTCAGTCCTAAAAGTCTCGCTGAGCTTTTTAAgggaatattttgagaaaaacaagGAACCACCAAGGGAGGCCATGGGATTTAATGGTCTTGATGCCACCTCATATGATTTGTTTAGTGACTGATTGATCAAAGCTAACCATTTTGCGGCAGGCTCATTATCTTCTACAACTAGGACATTCCCAGCATTTAAAGGGACAATTTCCTGAAAACTGACGATTTGAAGAACAATCATATAACATGAcagaaaaatcatataaaatggcaGAATCACCATATAACATGACAGAATTTCTTCATTGAATTATAATAGATATAAAAGTCTCCAGCATATGACCGCATGGTACATGACTTCTAATAACTACCAAGGTGGAACTAAAACTTCAGAATTATTCTTCTTCTCTGTTGGTCACACCAAAATGAGTGCTTACAACCATATTGAGCATTGGAAACAATATTACAGCAAACTTGTTTCAAAATCACCAAGTAAGACAATTCAAAGGATTCTACTTATGAAAGGGTTTCAGACTTCTTCCCttctgttgttgtttttttttttttttttttttttggggggggggggggggggggggggggggcggatGGGGATTATTATGATGGAATTTGTTTTTagctaaaaaaaattgtatcaaataaaaatatcacgATATATTAATGCAATAATTTGGTTGCAAAAACAATTAAAGAGGGAAGAAAAAGAGAttttttgggggggaggggTGGGATTATTCTGATGGAATTTGTTTTTagctaaaaaaaattgtatcaaataaaaatatcacgATATATTAATGCAATAATTTGGTCGCAAAAACAATTAAAGAGGGAAGAAAAAGAGatttggggggtggggggaggAAGAGGGAAAAGGAGAACATACccaaagatatatatatctgaTTGATCTGCATGAAGAATATCGTTCAGGTTAGGTCCACTGTGGGGAGATTTCCCCCCTACATTCCATGTTGCTACGGAGACTCTAATTACATAATGAAAATTGAAtgtaaacattaaaaaaacttaatttagaACATATGCATCTGAATAGAAAtccaaaaaatagaaagaaagaaacaaaaaaagggggaaaacataatatttttaagaccTAAGTGTCTGAACATCTTGACCAGGAGGCATTGGATGTCCTGTGCTTGTAGAAATAGACTCTTAAGCCTTGGATTAGACCGTGCTTCTGCAAGTAAAAACTATGAAGAAgattaaatgacaaaaaaatatgattaaaattAATAGTAGATACTAGATACGATTAATTAGGCAACTTGAGCCAGAGAAACTCTCTGTAAGTCTGACTGTGTAGCTGTGAAATCTATGCTATTCTCAAACTCCACTTTATTGACTGACAACAGAGAATATATAAGGAGCAACTTGTATCAAAAAACAATTAATAACTGAGAGAAAGATAAGACGTGCCACTCTAGCTTCCTTTCTTACACTAGCTTAAGGTTCCAACATGAATATATTCTCCATTTGAGAGCATATTGTCATGTGCTCCGCCTGTTTCTGTCATTTGGTTCCCTTATCATTTAACTGCTTCAGTTTCTATTATCTTCCATATTCTCGATCAgttttccaaaaataaactaccaaaaacaaagaaatggaaTAGACAAACGTCTCCAGAAAAGAATGCTCCACTCAGAGGGAAAAGAATACATTCACTTTATAGATAAAGCAAGAGGAATATTATGCgtataacaaaagaaaaacaatgtcTATATGAGGATCCTTTCTAACAAAGAGATACTTTTCACATCTATGAAGAGACATGTAAAAAATGTTTTCTTCCGTTTATTTTCTTAAACAGATATAATGATGCATCTCACTCTGTTCAAGAGGGAATGCCATGGCAATCAGCCGTGCCTTTATTCATTTCTCGTTCACTTCTCTCCCTATTGgcaaaaatatcccaaatgaaaGACTGGAATGACAGGGTCAACAATGGGTGAGAATATTGCATTTTGAGTAACAAGATATGAGAGATACATGTACGAAATGTGTGGAgattttaaaaggaaaagaacaaaaccttctttttcctctcttgtCATTAGAGTAATTTCTGAAATCGGATCACTCTGGCAGACTCCAAATCATAAACCTTCACGGCAAAGGTATATAGCAAAATCATGCAGTTGTTCAGAATTACAAcactagaaaataaaataaataaatctattataatttattgaaaaataaatttgactaAGCATCAGAGAACATCTCAAATCCCCACTtactccttttgaaaaagaaagtcaattttcatattcaaaGACAAAAGTTGAAAAAGGCAGTGCATTAAGAGCAAAATAACAGGAAAGAATGGACATCGTGAAGCCATCAAACCAACGTGCTGAAAACTACAAGAAGATTCAAAGAACGACATAGACCTACATATTCAGAGCAGGAATAACATCCAATTGGCTcctaaacaaaaacaatcagaAATTTCCAGAAAATAAGTTTGCACATTCTCGTTATGGCACTCATGAATAGGAGAGCAAGGTTGGCCAGGAGGCCATACAGAATTtcaagaataaaataagaggGTGGCAACCCTCGAAAGAACTTGACTGCCCAGATGGGTTTGCCCAAAAAAGTCAACTGCCAAGGCAAGCAATTCGTACTTTATAATTTTGC is a window from the Carya illinoinensis cultivar Pawnee chromosome 14, C.illinoinensisPawnee_v1, whole genome shotgun sequence genome containing:
- the LOC122294348 gene encoding type I inositol polyphosphate 5-phosphatase 10-like isoform X2, giving the protein MPPGQDVQTLRVSVATWNVGGKSPHSGPNLNDILHADQSDIYIFGFQEIVPLNAGNVLVVEDNEPAAKWLALINQSLNKSYEVASRPLNPMASLGGSLFFSKYSLKKLSETFRTESRRRLKTCNCTPDVERKQSKDFCFGYQQSHKSKDDISVEDDYDVPNGINIAEFSIPSSTNHMNYSLIASKQMVGIFLTVWVRKELVQHIGHLRISCFCRGIMGCLGNKGCISLSMLFHQTSFCLVCCHLASGEKEGDALRRNMDVIEILKNTQFPKICKSAHSRVPDKIVEHDRVIWLGDLNYRIASSYSDTRKLLQENAWDALLDRDQLRIEREAGRVFEGWKEGKIYFAPTYKYSYNSDTYTGETKNSEKKRRTPAWCDRILWHGTGIRQLSYIRRESKFSDHRPVCATFLVDVVVSGGVKEGSAGSHMKVGIQQFLPSTSKYVRRTRN
- the LOC122294348 gene encoding type I inositol polyphosphate 5-phosphatase 10-like isoform X1 encodes the protein MPPGQDVQTLRVSVATWNVGGKSPHSGPNLNDILHADQSDIYIFGFQEIVPLNAGNVLVVEDNEPAAKWLALINQSLNKSYEVASRPLNPMASLGGSLFFSKYSLKKLSETFRTESRRRLKTCNCTPDVERKQSKDFCFGYQQSHKSKDDISVEDDYDVPNGINIAEFSIPSSTNHMNYSLIASKQMVGIFLTVWVRKELVQHIGHLRISCFCRGIMGCLGNKGCISLSMLFHQTSFCLVCCHLASGEKEGDALRRNMDVIEILKNTQFPKICKSAHSRVPDKIVEHDRVIWLGDLNYRIASSYSDTRKLLQENAWDALLDRDQLRIEREAGRVFEGWKEGKIYFAPTYKYSYNSDTYTGETKNSEKKRRTPAWCDRILWHGTGIRQLSYIRRESKFSDHRPVCATFLVDVVVSGGVKEGSAGSHMKVGIQQFLPSTSKYVRRTRCEFTNKLLGF